Proteins from a single region of Thermococcus sp. EP1:
- a CDS encoding biotin--[acetyl-CoA-carboxylase] ligase: MLELNTQLIGKKIIYFKKIDSTNEYAKRIAAHEEEGTIIVADVQETGYGRKFRTWASPQGGLWMSVILKPNTTPEHMIKLVFLGALAVVETLEQLGIEGKIKWPNDVLVNEKKICGILVEGSFSEKEVYYIVLGIGMNVNNSLPQELVSTSTSLREVLGVEIPIIEVFKILVERLEHWYREFLAEKDALILQKWREKAILRREVKIITEDKTLTGKALDIDEFGALILELEDGKREKILYGDVSLRFK, from the coding sequence ATGTTGGAACTTAACACACAGCTGATCGGCAAAAAGATTATTTACTTTAAGAAAATAGACTCAACTAACGAATACGCAAAGAGAATTGCTGCTCATGAGGAAGAGGGCACAATAATAGTGGCAGATGTCCAAGAGACAGGATATGGAAGAAAATTTAGAACATGGGCCTCCCCTCAAGGGGGACTTTGGATGAGTGTTATTCTAAAGCCAAATACAACCCCAGAACATATGATAAAACTCGTTTTTCTTGGAGCCCTAGCAGTAGTTGAAACCCTTGAACAGCTTGGAATTGAAGGAAAAATAAAATGGCCTAATGATGTACTTGTTAATGAAAAGAAAATATGTGGAATCCTAGTAGAAGGAAGCTTCTCCGAGAAAGAGGTTTACTACATCGTTCTAGGCATAGGTATGAATGTTAACAATTCCTTACCCCAAGAGCTTGTGAGTACTTCCACCTCGTTAAGAGAGGTATTGGGAGTGGAAATACCCATTATAGAAGTTTTTAAGATTCTTGTAGAACGCCTAGAACATTGGTATAGAGAATTTTTGGCAGAGAAAGATGCTCTTATCCTCCAGAAATGGAGAGAAAAGGCCATTTTAAGAAGAGAGGTAAAAATAATAACGGAAGACAAAACCTTAACTGGAAAGGCCTTAGATATTGACGAATTTGGTGCTTTGATCCTTGAACTTGAGGATGGAAAAAGGGAAAAAATTCTCTATGGAGATGTGTCATTAAGGTTTAAGTGA
- a CDS encoding DUF257 family protein: protein MRLQLGDFLNDICEGERIFIEYESTSHPELFLDGLVKWSNEEGIPLLIVDMLDTFHLFVQQLRFLGYSTHHLENLCVIKGGGKVELGKVIGRVRIMEEFYVQLKEYNDAVRLFFEKVKSDKAVIVFLGTEKFMYSFQESSYRVEEYFDKVVRRPLFKGNMIFVFALKGLMSAQVKALWYESSTRVLEINGRGDRFFIKKAPKLDHLDGVIEL from the coding sequence ATGAGGTTGCAATTGGGGGACTTTTTAAATGACATCTGTGAGGGAGAGAGAATATTCATTGAGTATGAATCCACGTCTCACCCAGAACTTTTTCTTGATGGATTGGTGAAATGGAGCAATGAAGAGGGGATACCACTATTAATCGTTGACATGCTGGATACATTTCATCTCTTTGTCCAGCAGCTTAGATTTTTGGGATATAGCACTCATCATTTGGAAAATCTCTGTGTTATTAAAGGAGGGGGCAAGGTTGAACTTGGGAAGGTAATTGGAAGGGTTAGGATAATGGAAGAGTTTTACGTGCAACTTAAAGAGTATAATGATGCAGTAAGGTTATTCTTTGAAAAAGTCAAATCTGATAAGGCCGTTATTGTGTTTTTGGGCACGGAAAAGTTCATGTACTCCTTCCAAGAATCTTCCTATAGGGTCGAGGAATATTTTGATAAAGTTGTAAGAAGGCCATTGTTTAAAGGAAACATGATCTTTGTTTTTGCTCTAAAGGGCCTCATGAGTGCTCAGGTCAAGGCCCTATGGTATGAGAGCTCCACAAGAGTTCTTGAGATTAATGGTAGAGGAGACAGATTTTTTATTAAAAAAGCACCTAAACTTGATCATTTGGATGGGGTGATAGAATTATGA
- a CDS encoding ArsA family ATPase — protein MKEYLFPREGFRVLFFIGKGGVGKTTTSAAVSVALARKGYKTLIVSIDPAHNLGDVFEVKLEDKPKQITENLYAMELDMEKLIKNYLRHLEENLKHMYRYLTVINLEKYFEVLSFSPGIEEYATLEAIREILQEGDKWDIIIFDTPPTGLTLRVLALPEIALIWTKKLIEIRKKILEKRRAIENIQGERKFVIEGEEYKLPSREEEDPVMRELRGYEGEIKFVRETITNSKRTSVIAVMNPEMLPLYETERAYEALRKFRIPFNLVVINKIIELEEDIPRIRVKIEAQKKVLREIEGRFRGIDIAMIPMFEEEPRGIEWLEKIGGLIVGD, from the coding sequence ATGAAGGAGTATTTATTTCCACGAGAAGGGTTTAGAGTTTTATTTTTCATAGGGAAAGGCGGGGTTGGTAAAACAACTACTTCAGCAGCAGTGTCGGTTGCTTTAGCTAGGAAGGGTTATAAAACTCTGATAGTGTCAATAGATCCTGCTCACAACCTCGGTGATGTATTTGAAGTTAAACTGGAGGATAAGCCTAAACAGATAACTGAAAACCTTTATGCGATGGAACTTGATATGGAGAAGCTAATCAAGAATTATTTGAGACATTTAGAGGAGAATCTAAAGCACATGTACCGTTACCTTACAGTGATAAATCTAGAGAAATACTTTGAAGTTCTCAGCTTTTCCCCGGGTATAGAGGAGTATGCTACACTTGAAGCGATTAGAGAAATATTGCAAGAGGGGGATAAATGGGATATTATAATCTTTGATACTCCACCTACAGGATTAACCCTTAGAGTGTTAGCTCTTCCAGAAATTGCGCTTATATGGACAAAAAAGCTCATAGAAATTAGGAAAAAGATTTTAGAAAAGAGAAGGGCTATAGAAAATATACAAGGGGAACGAAAGTTTGTAATTGAGGGTGAAGAGTATAAACTTCCGAGTAGGGAGGAAGAAGATCCTGTTATGAGGGAACTAAGGGGTTATGAGGGAGAAATAAAATTCGTTCGTGAAACTATCACTAATTCTAAAAGAACCAGTGTAATTGCAGTGATGAATCCAGAAATGCTTCCTCTATATGAGACGGAAAGGGCCTATGAAGCATTAAGAAAGTTTAGGATTCCTTTTAATTTGGTAGTCATAAACAAGATTATTGAACTTGAGGAGGATATCCCAAGGATAAGAGTAAAAATAGAGGCCCAGAAAAAAGTGTTAAGAGAAATAGAGGGAAGATTCAGGGGAATTGACATTGCAATGATACCCATGTTTGAGGAGGAGCCCAGAGGTATAGAATGGTTGGAAAAAATTGGAGGGTTAATAGTTGGAGATTAA
- the fba gene encoding class I fructose-bisphosphate aldolase: protein MESYNNIGIKRRLRRFFRRDGKALIFAMDHGFEHGPTDFEETWEHINPRVIIRKVVRAGIDGVMMLPGITRIAGNELIGKEVGLMVKLTSKTELRPKEEWLMQDQLGFVEDAIKLGADAVAATVYWGSPYEGAMMRQFAEIASYAHDLGYPVVQFAYPRGPYINEKYGKKEDYRVVMYGARAAAEMGADMIKTYWTGSKETFAKVVEAASGVPVLLSGGAKASNPLDFLNLVWEVIEAGGSGAVVGRNIFQRENPEPLIRALLRVIHRNEDPEEAAKAEGLV from the coding sequence ATGGAATCTTACAACAATATTGGCATAAAGAGGAGACTAAGGAGATTCTTTAGAAGAGATGGAAAGGCCTTGATTTTTGCAATGGATCATGGATTTGAACATGGTCCAACAGATTTTGAAGAAACTTGGGAGCACATTAATCCAAGGGTTATTATTAGAAAGGTCGTAAGGGCAGGGATCGATGGCGTTATGATGCTTCCAGGAATAACTAGGATTGCTGGAAACGAGCTCATTGGGAAAGAGGTAGGTCTGATGGTAAAGCTTACTAGCAAGACCGAACTTAGGCCAAAAGAGGAGTGGCTCATGCAAGATCAACTTGGTTTTGTAGAGGACGCAATTAAGCTTGGTGCTGATGCTGTGGCGGCAACAGTTTATTGGGGAAGTCCATACGAGGGAGCTATGATGAGGCAGTTTGCAGAGATAGCTAGTTATGCTCATGATTTAGGGTATCCTGTTGTTCAATTTGCATATCCAAGAGGCCCCTACATTAATGAAAAGTACGGAAAAAAGGAAGATTATCGAGTGGTAATGTATGGAGCAAGGGCGGCTGCAGAGATGGGAGCAGACATGATTAAAACTTACTGGACAGGTTCAAAAGAAACATTTGCTAAGGTTGTGGAAGCAGCTTCAGGAGTTCCAGTTCTTCTAAGTGGAGGCGCGAAGGCAAGTAATCCACTTGATTTCTTAAACCTTGTGTGGGAAGTAATTGAAGCTGGGGGAAGTGGAGCTGTTGTAGGTAGGAATATTTTCCAAAGAGAGAACCCAGAACCTCTTATAAGGGCCCTTTTGAGGGTGATACATAGGAATGAAGATCCTGAAGAGGCAGCTAAAGCTGAAGGTCTGGTCTGA
- the oadA gene encoding sodium-extruding oxaloacetate decarboxylase subunit alpha, translating to MVRIIDTTLRDAHQSLIATRLSTSDMLPIAEKMDKIGFYSMEVWGGATFDAALRFLREDPWERLRVLREYIRKTKLQMLLRGQNVVGYKHYPDDVVEKFVELAHKNGIDIFRVFDALNDVRNMKTAIKKAKEVGAEVQGAISYTTGKVFTLEYYMKKVDELIELDVDYITIKDMAALLDPQTAYDLVKEIKERYGIKVNVHTHATSGLASATYLKAVEAGADFIDTAIYPLANGTAQPAIQSIYYSLRNGDKPKLDMKLIFQISRYLRKMLDEKYEHLMNKRALHGDPNVLIHQIPGGMYSNLISQLREMKALDKLETVLEEVPKVREELGYPPLVTPTSQIVGTQAVFNVLFGRYKMITEETKNYVKGLYGMPPAQIKEEIKQLILGDEEPIAVRPADLLEPVLEKARRELEEKGYLEKEEDILTYALFPQVALEFFELRKQGKLKPVEEKPKGKIIKVYVAGREYEVGIEGVSLEALVMPAYTPSEIPMQTIPQVPMTQAPTPAASVEVPSAPAPPVSGEGVVTAPMPGKILRVLVKEGDEVKIGEGLLVLEAMKMENEIPSPKDGVVKRILVKEGDTVDTGQPLIELG from the coding sequence ATGGTTAGGATAATAGATACTACTCTTAGAGACGCTCATCAGTCACTTATTGCAACAAGGCTCTCAACAAGTGATATGCTCCCAATAGCCGAGAAGATGGATAAGATAGGGTTTTATTCAATGGAAGTCTGGGGAGGGGCAACTTTTGACGCTGCTCTACGCTTTTTGAGAGAAGATCCTTGGGAAAGACTAAGAGTCTTAAGGGAGTATATAAGGAAAACGAAGCTCCAGATGTTGCTTAGAGGGCAGAATGTTGTGGGATATAAGCACTATCCTGATGATGTTGTGGAAAAGTTTGTTGAGCTTGCGCACAAAAATGGAATTGATATTTTTAGAGTCTTTGATGCCCTCAATGATGTTAGAAACATGAAAACTGCAATTAAAAAAGCCAAAGAAGTTGGAGCCGAAGTTCAGGGGGCAATAAGCTATACTACCGGAAAAGTTTTTACTCTAGAGTACTACATGAAGAAAGTTGATGAGTTAATAGAGCTAGATGTAGATTATATCACAATCAAAGACATGGCTGCTCTTTTAGATCCTCAAACAGCTTATGATCTTGTGAAGGAGATTAAAGAACGTTATGGGATAAAAGTTAATGTTCATACTCACGCAACCAGTGGCCTAGCTTCGGCTACCTATTTAAAAGCAGTGGAAGCTGGAGCTGACTTCATAGACACTGCTATTTATCCATTGGCAAATGGAACTGCTCAACCAGCAATTCAAAGTATCTATTACTCATTAAGAAATGGGGACAAACCCAAACTTGATATGAAGCTTATCTTCCAAATCTCTCGCTATTTAAGGAAAATGCTTGATGAGAAGTATGAACATCTAATGAACAAAAGAGCACTTCACGGCGATCCAAATGTTTTGATTCATCAAATCCCAGGAGGAATGTATTCAAACTTAATTTCACAGCTTAGAGAAATGAAGGCTCTTGATAAGTTAGAAACAGTTCTTGAAGAAGTTCCAAAGGTTAGAGAAGAACTTGGCTATCCTCCTTTGGTAACTCCAACTTCCCAGATAGTAGGGACTCAAGCTGTTTTTAATGTCCTCTTTGGAAGGTATAAAATGATCACAGAAGAAACTAAAAACTATGTTAAGGGACTCTATGGTATGCCACCGGCTCAGATAAAAGAAGAAATTAAGCAGCTTATTCTTGGAGATGAGGAACCTATAGCCGTTAGACCTGCAGACCTGCTTGAGCCTGTGCTCGAGAAAGCAAGAAGAGAGCTTGAAGAAAAGGGTTATTTAGAAAAAGAAGAGGACATACTAACATATGCATTATTCCCACAAGTAGCATTAGAATTCTTTGAATTAAGAAAACAAGGAAAGCTCAAACCCGTTGAGGAAAAACCCAAGGGCAAGATAATAAAGGTCTACGTGGCTGGTAGGGAATATGAGGTTGGAATAGAAGGAGTTAGTCTTGAAGCTTTAGTCATGCCAGCCTATACTCCCTCAGAAATTCCTATGCAAACAATACCACAAGTCCCCATGACACAAGCTCCTACTCCCGCAGCTTCAGTTGAAGTGCCTAGTGCTCCTGCACCTCCTGTTAGCGGGGAAGGCGTAGTCACCGCTCCGATGCCTGGTAAGATTCTTCGGGTTCTTGTTAAAGAGGGCGATGAGGTTAAGATTGGTGAGGGGCTTCTTGTGTTAGAGGCAATGAAAATGGAGAATGAGATTCCTTCACCTAAGGATGGTGTTGTTAAGAGAATCCTTGTTAAGGAGGGTGACACAGTCGATACAGGCCAACCACTAATAGAACTAGGGTGA
- a CDS encoding dicarboxylate/amino acid:cation symporter encodes MGLLKSYLEYPVLRKILIGLILGAIVGLVIGDKAATIKPLGDLFIRLLKMLVMPIILASLVVGAASISPARLGRVGVKIVVYYLVTSAFAVFLGLLMANIFKPGLGLELGVGEGKVIEATKPSLVDTLLNIVPKNPFAALSDGQVLPTIFFAIVLGIALSYLMNSENERIRNSATTLFNAFDGLAEAMYKIVWGVMQYAPIGVFALIAYVMGTQGTKVVGPLAKVTLAVYLGLIIQIGLVYGILLKVFGLDLIKFLNKAKDAMITAFVTRSSSGTLPVTMRVADENMGVPRSIYSFTLPLGATINMDGTALYQGVCAMFIAFAIGQSLPFSQQLVIVLTAVLASIGTAGVPGAGAIMLAMVLESVGLSLEPGSAVALAYAMILGIDAILDMGRTMVNVTGDLAGTTIVAKTEGELDESKW; translated from the coding sequence ATGGGGCTCCTTAAGAGCTATCTTGAATACCCCGTTTTGAGAAAAATCTTGATAGGTTTGATTCTTGGTGCAATAGTTGGATTAGTAATAGGAGACAAAGCAGCGACCATAAAGCCGCTTGGAGACCTATTCATCAGACTTTTAAAAATGTTAGTAATGCCAATAATCCTAGCTTCTCTAGTTGTTGGTGCAGCTAGCATAAGCCCTGCAAGACTTGGAAGAGTTGGTGTAAAAATAGTAGTTTATTACTTAGTAACCTCAGCTTTTGCAGTGTTCCTTGGTCTTTTGATGGCCAATATTTTCAAGCCAGGTCTAGGGTTAGAACTTGGAGTTGGAGAAGGGAAAGTTATTGAAGCAACTAAACCATCACTAGTGGACACTCTTCTAAATATCGTACCTAAGAACCCATTTGCAGCATTGTCAGACGGTCAAGTCCTACCAACAATATTCTTCGCCATTGTTCTAGGAATCGCCTTAAGTTATCTTATGAATAGCGAAAATGAAAGAATAAGAAACTCCGCCACGACCCTCTTTAATGCTTTCGATGGACTTGCTGAAGCAATGTATAAAATAGTTTGGGGAGTTATGCAGTATGCCCCAATCGGTGTATTTGCCTTAATAGCTTACGTTATGGGAACCCAAGGAACCAAAGTCGTTGGACCTTTAGCCAAAGTAACATTAGCAGTTTATTTAGGCCTTATAATTCAGATTGGACTAGTATATGGAATTCTCTTGAAGGTCTTTGGTCTGGACCTAATTAAGTTCCTCAATAAAGCCAAAGACGCTATGATTACAGCATTCGTCACAAGAAGCTCAAGTGGTACCCTACCAGTGACCATGCGTGTTGCTGACGAAAATATGGGTGTCCCAAGGAGCATTTACTCATTTACCCTCCCACTAGGTGCAACGATTAACATGGATGGAACTGCCCTATACCAAGGTGTATGTGCAATGTTCATAGCTTTTGCAATTGGACAATCACTCCCGTTCAGCCAACAGTTAGTAATAGTTCTTACAGCAGTCTTGGCTTCAATTGGAACCGCTGGTGTTCCCGGAGCTGGAGCAATAATGCTTGCAATGGTCCTTGAAAGTGTTGGATTATCTTTAGAGCCTGGAAGTGCAGTGGCATTGGCATATGCAATGATCCTTGGAATTGACGCCATATTGGACATGGGAAGAACAATGGTAAACGTTACTGGAGATTTAGCTGGAACCACAATCGTTGCAAAAACTGAAGGGGAGCTCGACGAAAGTAAGTGGTGA
- a CDS encoding carbon starvation protein A: MNSAVIILAAAIIYVAMYFTYGKSLQNKVVKADANRPTPAHKLYDGVDYVPAHPVVLYGHHFASIAGAGPIVGPAVAMAWGWIPSLLWVWFGNVFIGAVHDYLALMASVRYDGKSVQWIAGKIMSRRTGISFEVYIWFTLLLVVAAFVAVTARLLVLTPQAATATLLFLLVAILLGWMMYKMNVNFYVATAIGLILLVIAVWIGFKNPLIFVPGQTDATSAAYTQAYHYWNIILMIYIIIASSLPVWVLLQPRDYLNAYILWFGLLIGGIAFIALAKPFEVPGFTMWSANVVGGQPSPFWPTVPLVIACGALSGFHSIVGSGTSSKQLDKEIHGLLVGYGGMFTEGFLSTIVITAIAVYGVKLTGLNIAEWGTQYITKGGLGTFIGGYAQGLADFYGIDITLGKTFATLWIAAFTLTSLDTATRLGRFAWQELFGMVTDTSQGIWNTLTNKWVASIIIAGLGTWMAWGAGYKVLWPAFAGMNQLLASIAMMTAALWAYKIQNAGKWSYAVLIPALFLWITVTVAIVWYLIVIPLPNMSTTIAVKGALSVGLLLNFLLGYDFYLAWKRPTEEYEAAPA; the protein is encoded by the coding sequence ATGAACTCTGCAGTGATTATATTGGCTGCTGCAATAATATATGTAGCTATGTATTTTACTTATGGAAAGAGTCTTCAAAACAAAGTAGTCAAAGCAGATGCAAACAGGCCAACACCAGCCCACAAGCTTTATGATGGTGTGGACTACGTCCCTGCACACCCAGTTGTTCTCTATGGACACCATTTCGCTAGTATTGCAGGAGCTGGCCCAATAGTGGGTCCAGCAGTGGCAATGGCATGGGGATGGATACCCTCCTTGCTGTGGGTATGGTTTGGTAACGTCTTTATTGGGGCAGTACATGACTATCTGGCATTAATGGCTTCAGTTAGATATGATGGAAAATCTGTACAGTGGATTGCTGGAAAGATAATGAGCAGAAGAACAGGTATTTCATTTGAGGTGTACATATGGTTTACTCTGCTATTGGTTGTTGCAGCATTCGTAGCTGTTACCGCAAGACTGCTCGTTTTAACTCCACAAGCAGCAACAGCAACATTACTGTTCCTTTTAGTGGCAATACTCCTAGGATGGATGATGTACAAGATGAACGTTAACTTCTACGTTGCAACAGCAATAGGATTGATACTCCTTGTGATAGCAGTGTGGATTGGGTTTAAGAACCCCTTGATATTTGTTCCAGGGCAAACAGATGCTACAAGCGCTGCTTATACTCAAGCATACCACTACTGGAATATTATATTGATGATTTATATCATCATTGCATCATCATTACCAGTGTGGGTGCTTCTCCAACCCAGAGATTACTTAAACGCTTACATTCTGTGGTTTGGTCTCCTCATTGGAGGTATCGCATTTATAGCCCTTGCAAAGCCATTTGAAGTTCCAGGATTTACAATGTGGTCAGCAAATGTTGTTGGAGGACAACCCTCACCCTTCTGGCCAACAGTACCGTTGGTAATTGCATGTGGTGCCTTAAGCGGTTTCCACTCCATAGTTGGTTCTGGAACATCATCAAAGCAACTTGACAAAGAAATTCACGGATTACTTGTTGGTTACGGTGGAATGTTTACTGAGGGATTCCTTTCTACAATCGTTATCACTGCTATAGCAGTTTATGGTGTCAAATTGACTGGACTTAACATTGCTGAATGGGGAACTCAGTATATTACCAAGGGTGGACTTGGAACATTTATCGGTGGTTATGCCCAAGGATTGGCTGATTTCTATGGAATAGACATTACACTAGGTAAGACATTTGCAACTCTTTGGATTGCAGCATTCACATTGACTTCACTTGACACCGCTACAAGGCTTGGAAGATTTGCATGGCAGGAGTTATTTGGAATGGTAACTGATACCAGCCAGGGAATCTGGAATACTCTCACAAACAAGTGGGTTGCTTCTATAATAATTGCAGGTCTCGGAACTTGGATGGCATGGGGTGCTGGATATAAGGTATTATGGCCAGCATTTGCAGGTATGAACCAGTTGTTGGCTTCAATTGCTATGATGACAGCAGCTTTGTGGGCATACAAGATACAGAATGCTGGAAAGTGGAGTTACGCAGTCTTAATTCCTGCACTATTCTTATGGATTACAGTTACGGTAGCTATTGTCTGGTATCTCATAGTAATCCCATTGCCCAACATGAGTACAACTATAGCAGTAAAAGGTGCTCTCTCAGTAGGTCTATTACTCAACTTCCTACTTGGATACGACTTCTACCTTGCATGGAAGAGACCGACAGAAGAGTATGAGGCTGCTCCGGCGTAA
- a CDS encoding DUF257 family protein — protein MEYTKSVMWREGIVIEYSSSEPIHLIFKWLVEISEKITDNILVLDVLDILSMLKLNLDIAGKDTSFIHNLDVIKIGGNIKLGKIIGYVDPHQDITVYASKYSKILREYYETHKNIVYFIFGMEKLVHLQERKEAFELYATNYTRYVFGDEERVGIYFINRDIATRALLLQVEEAASRVMEVIHEEGTLKIKIRKSPRLDDYGKEFKIPLEDLRHLKF, from the coding sequence TTGGAATATACAAAATCGGTGATGTGGAGAGAAGGAATTGTCATAGAATATTCTTCTAGTGAGCCCATTCATTTAATTTTTAAATGGCTGGTAGAAATCTCTGAGAAAATTACTGATAATATACTTGTCTTAGATGTTTTAGATATTTTATCAATGTTAAAATTAAATCTTGATATTGCTGGCAAGGATACATCTTTCATACATAACCTTGATGTAATAAAAATAGGGGGGAACATAAAGCTTGGTAAGATAATAGGTTATGTGGATCCCCACCAAGATATTACAGTATATGCATCTAAGTATTCCAAAATTCTTCGAGAATACTATGAAACCCACAAAAATATAGTGTACTTCATTTTCGGAATGGAAAAGCTTGTGCATCTGCAGGAAAGGAAAGAGGCATTTGAATTATACGCTACAAATTACACACGGTATGTTTTTGGTGATGAAGAGAGGGTAGGAATTTATTTCATAAACAGGGATATAGCGACAAGGGCATTGCTTTTACAAGTAGAAGAGGCAGCTTCTAGAGTGATGGAGGTTATTCATGAAGAAGGAACATTAAAAATTAAAATTAGAAAGTCTCCACGTTTGGATGATTATGGAAAGGAATTCAAGATCCCCCTTGAAGATCTTCGTCATTTAAAATTTTAG
- a CDS encoding RsmB/NOP family class I SAM-dependent RNA methyltransferase → MIGRLFALGYSKEFAERYYQLWGERALRIAEAMEKSLPRCFRVNTLRVDVSKLTKMLNKKGFQFKRVPWAREGFCLTREPFSITSTPEYLGGLIYIQEASSMYPPVALEPKPGEIVADMAAAPGGKTSYMAQLMENKGVIYAFDVGGDRLKETRLNLSRLGVTNTILVHKSSLYMGELGIEFDKILLDAPCTGSGTIHKNPERKANRTIKDVKFCQNLQMQMIKVALENLKVGGVLVYSTCSLEPEENEFVIQWVLDNFDVTLLPLRFGEPALTSPFDIELSSELSKARRFYPDEHNTSGFFVAKVQKKF, encoded by the coding sequence ATGATAGGAAGACTTTTTGCCCTTGGCTATTCAAAAGAGTTTGCAGAGCGTTATTATCAGCTTTGGGGCGAGAGAGCTTTAAGGATAGCTGAAGCAATGGAAAAATCTCTTCCAAGATGTTTTCGAGTCAATACTCTTCGTGTTGATGTATCAAAACTTACTAAGATGTTAAACAAAAAAGGATTTCAATTTAAGCGCGTCCCTTGGGCGAGAGAAGGCTTTTGTTTGACTAGAGAACCTTTTTCGATCACATCAACTCCAGAATATCTGGGAGGATTAATTTATATCCAAGAAGCCTCTTCAATGTATCCACCAGTAGCTCTTGAGCCAAAGCCTGGGGAAATTGTAGCGGATATGGCTGCGGCTCCAGGAGGGAAGACATCTTATATGGCCCAACTGATGGAAAACAAGGGAGTAATATATGCCTTTGATGTGGGAGGAGATCGACTAAAAGAGACTAGACTTAATCTTTCAAGACTTGGAGTGACAAATACCATCCTCGTTCATAAAAGTTCTCTGTACATGGGAGAACTTGGCATAGAGTTTGATAAAATTCTTTTGGACGCCCCCTGTACTGGTAGTGGCACAATCCATAAAAATCCAGAGAGAAAAGCAAATAGAACAATTAAAGATGTTAAATTCTGTCAAAACCTGCAAATGCAAATGATCAAGGTTGCATTAGAGAATCTAAAGGTTGGGGGAGTATTAGTATATTCTACATGTTCATTGGAACCAGAGGAGAATGAATTTGTGATCCAATGGGTGCTTGATAACTTTGATGTTACACTTTTACCTCTTCGATTTGGCGAACCGGCCTTGACCTCTCCATTTGACATAGAGCTTAGTTCTGAGCTCTCTAAAGCAAGACGATTCTATCCAGATGAACATAATACTAGTGGTTTTTTTGTGGCGAAGGTACAGAAAAAATTCTAA